One region of Equus caballus isolate H_3958 breed thoroughbred chromosome 23, TB-T2T, whole genome shotgun sequence genomic DNA includes:
- the LOC138920340 gene encoding spermatogenesis-associated protein 31D1-like isoform X2, translating into MASTASGTESSFTLSSAFSEVPPGDLTPSPPPDPSPPPPSVLSPNPTTPLAGFLSPSPPGHSMPPEPSPPLESKFPADHCPPQPLALPPLPPHDTQATGPILQPETTLSLNTIFSLDRTLSQDINPSPNLSQIINPTDSLACHHTPPSLSVSPPTDHPLTVARSKSVSILLKSVPENSSPDSPGGLSTYVPTIRGTDHSSLSISELSWWQACAKDLFLAPSTLAPCAFNREFLALHSSESSLERHPTANLIERGNLSFLSPHVLALLERQVRKRSDFLMWREKEKEKGSFPKKLRPDYPLNPSRKMLESNADECDSAFSLPFWSSAGKPKELHMHGQPPYPKILEDHLQEKCTQLFWGLPSLHSESLPSAIRDSSDCTTIFLFNTISNASMGQESPVPLHRPPPSLPEIQPQPLPQTLPQSQPLPLTQVKSQAHLKSSLPILPSGPLPQRRICGVCHHRPRDESESLTSSEIQQLEWKVLQKQQESLWGSPSVVQRSQEEFCPSAPNFPYHQASQAHASISTLPVEFPLSDELRKKLEHHLRKRLIQHRWGLPRRIRECLSLMMPPRDFSEIAKSESNRGLSRISVNKDLNVGLSQSKSFHDRGSELLQGEKEMGKDQGHSPENGPKAHLLSDPESSSDKDPAYDSEKDLNSHVASLSGKNSRALEESLDQKQLENVLKAHLSKKFEEISEARLPGTVRSSWHASKQTLLLSDKSRTQITQRSLPPSVGGDSSLNTFQELCFIDSSAQQMMETHIKSFRMTMEWGLPCRVLESIQAFKLEDAASQSLPYFYCAPSNNPTLEVDSKSRGFEPHRGSSKSALQEKAETTNSALVLDRLCPATSPMGRQGQGVPRQSPSGINQEIAEVVQRSKGARQTHLPVTCGITGKASQKFTQLGNRCPPELPARQAGAKHETKDERVSPSDRRAGRQDKKMKSEPFSVHNTARDIFRAKELNALQSKTGNVLTTSKPGSSQMRRGNHSKIEITGTIESPAPKRQAPQDPKSSDLKEHLLRELKSKLEKRNQSQVQGQHTDRSPASESLTYKASLTHAHGVSPGDMGASQVLHVHLEDSGISRQQRQEPWVPKKDLKRYEDKKFPPATMRVSPPGPNKEELGGGDAGLGTSQPTRKTFATQITASEGTLGSKSSHTSSQKAQPPPESLLRKKMNHIFQWLRPGTKGKNQEHPQEKGSPISSAQSRGLVKGRAAVTGTTTAQKTRTVPGKFPVEKLGQRCAAEVTRPQEPLPSLRKFVKTWQKAEEQAQAEPVQGHPSNYRAPSCKVPNTKSCHHVEVVFAGQNYPTCSRRIRDQNRHPQKVMAFKDQLLDQKRPLSVPRREHVPHPSSTCRRQAGPGASSCSHHC; encoded by the coding sequence atggcttccacagcttctgggactgagtcatcattcactctgtcctctgccttctcagaagtccctccaggagacctaacaccatcccctccacctgacccttccccaccgcccccctccgttctctcacctaacccgACGACACCCTTAGCTggctttctttcaccctcaccaccgggtcactctatgccaccagagccttctcctcccttggagtccaaattcccagcagaccattgcccaccccaaccccttgcccttccccctctcccaccacatgacacccaggcaacgggtcctattctccaaccagagaccactctgtctctgaatacgatcttctctcttgaccgcaccctttcccaagatattaacccctcaccaaatttgtcccagataatcaatcccactgattcactggcttgtcatcacacaccaccaagcctgtctgtctcaccaccgacagaccaccctttaactgtggctcgatctaaatcggtttccatcttactgaagtctgttccagagaactcatctccagatagccctggcgggttgtccacttatgtcccaacaatcagaggcactgaccattcaagcctgtcaatttcagaattatcctggtggcaagcttgtgccaaagacttgttcttagcaccttccaccttggcaccatgtgcttttaatcgagagtttcttgctctccattcttcagagtcctctctggagagacaccctacagctaaccttatagagcgtggtaacctctcatttctcagccctcatgtcctggcactcctggagagacaagtccgaaagaggagtgatttcctgatgtggagggaaaaggagaaggagaagggttcttttccaaaaaaacttaggCCAGACTACCCACTAAATCCTTCGCGGAAAATGctagagtcaaatgctgatgagtgtgactcagcattctcccttcctttttggagcagtgcaggcaaaccaaaggagctgcacatgcatgggcagcccccatatcctaaaatcttggaggaccatttacaggaaaaatgtacgcagctcttctggggtctcccatctctgcacagcgagtccttgccctctgctatccgtgactcaagtgactgcaccacaatcttccttttcaataccatctcaaatgcctccatgggccaagaatccccggtacctctccatcgcccacctccatccttgcctgagatccagccccaacccttgcctcaaaccctgccccaatcccagcccctacctctcactcaggtcaagtcccaggcccaccttaaatcctcactcccaatcctaccatctggtcctctaccccagagaaggatctgtggagtgtgtcaccatagaccccgggatgaatcagagtctctcacctcatctgaaattcaacaactggaatggaaagtgttgcagaagcaacaggaaagtttgtggggttcgccctctgtagtccaaagatctcaggaggAATTTTGTCCTTCAGCTCCCAACTTcccttaccatcaggcctcccaggcacatgcctccatctccacccttcccgtagagtttcctctcagtgatgagctgaggaagaaactggaacatcaccttcgaaagaggctcatccaacaccggtggggcctgccccgcaggatccgtgagtgtctgtcactgatgatgcctccaagagatttctcagagatagctaagtcagagagcaatcgtggactctcacggatctcggtgaacaaagatctaaatgttggattgagccaatccaaaagcttccatgacaggggttcagaactgcttcagggagagaaggagatggggaaggatcaggggcatagcccagagaacggcccaaaagctcacctgttgagtgacccagagagctcttcagataaggatccggcatatgactctgagaaagacctaaatagtcacgtggcaagtctgtcagggaaaaattcaagggccttggaggaaagtctagatcagaaacaacttgaaaatgtcctcaaagcacatttgagcaagaagtttgaggaaatcagtgaggctcggctccctgggacggtgcgcagttcatggcatgctagcaagcagacattgctgctttctgacaaatcccgcacccaaataacacagaggagtctgccaccttcagtgggtggggactcctccctgaataccttccaggagctttgcttcattgattccagtgcccaacagatgatggaaacccatattaaaagctttcgtatgacgatggagtggggccttccctgcagggtcctggaatccatacaggcgtttaaattggaagatgctgcatcccagtccttgccctatttctactgcgccccctcaaataacccaactttggaagtggactccaaatccaggggcttcgagccccatagaggaagctctaaatccgctcttcaagaaaaagcggaaacaacaaattcagccctggtcctggatcgtctttgccctgctacttcacctatgggcaggcagggacaaggggtgccgagacaatcaccctctggtatcaaccaagagattgcagaggttgttcagaggagtaagggtgccaggcagactcatctgcctgtcacctgtggcatcacaggcaaagcgagtcagaaatttactcagctaggcaacagatgccccccagagctgcctgcaaggcaagctggtgccaaacatgagacaaaggatgagagagtgagtcccagtgatagaagagcagggcgacaggacaaaaagatgaagtcggaacccttttccgtgcacaacacggccagggacatattcagggccaaggagctcaacgctctgcagtcaaaaactggtaatgtgttgacaaccagcaagccaggaagctcccaaatgagacgtgggaatcacagtaaaatagaaattactgggaccattgaaagccctgcaccaaaaagacaagctCCCCAAGACCCGAAGTCATCGGATCTGAAGGAACATCTGTTGAgggaattaaagtcgaaactagagaagaggaatcagagccaggtccaaggccaacacactgacaggtcccctgcctcagagagcttgacttacaaggcctcactgactcatgcccacggtgtctcccctggggacatgggagcttcccaggtgctgcatgtccatctggaggacagtgggatcagcaggcagcagcggcaggagccttgggtccctaagaaagacctaaagaggtacgaggataagaaattcccaccagctacaatgagagtgagccctccgggccccaacaaagaagagcttggtggaggggatgcagggttggggacatcccaacctaccaGAAAGACTTTcgctactcagatcacagcatcagaggggacgcttgggagcaagtcttcccacacctcatcacagaaggcacagcctcctcctgaaagtctgctcagaaaaaagatgaaccacatttttcaatggcttcgtcctgggacaaagggcaagaaccaagaacatccccaggaaaagggcagccccatatcatctgcacagagcagaggcctggttaaagggagagctgccgttactgggaccaccacggctcagaagaccaggacggtccctgggaagttcccagtggagaaactggggcagcgttgtgcagcagaggtcacccgccctcaagagccccttccttccctgaggaagtttgtgaaaacttggCAGAAGGCCGAAgaacaggcccaggcagagcccgtccaggggcatccttccaactacagggctccctcctgtaaagtgccaaacacTAAGTCCTGCCACCAcgtagaagttgtctttgctggccagaattatcctacatgttctagacggatcagagaccagaacagacaccctcagaaagtcatggcgtttaaagatcagctcttggatcagaagcgtcccttatctgtgccccgcagggagcatgtgccccatccaagctccacctgcaggcgtcaagccggcccaggggcctccagctgttctcaccactgctaa
- the LOC138920340 gene encoding spermatogenesis-associated protein 31D4-like isoform X1, producing MEFSQWNVLSFLNSHIELFLSICSTFLDSDHNLTIVCGLCLLLLFLCFLVGIPSLPTFWKTKIYQKRQGRAKRRRKGGTSSGWRNYQREREEKRRLISILKRPLGRPLDTTRFRQLLCPDPSCEVCNSTTAEINRLLEDLEDDTASVSSMASTASGTESSFTLSSAFSEVPPGDLTPSPPPDPSPPPPSVLSPNPTTPLAGFLSPSPPGHSMPPEPSPPLESKFPADHCPPQPLALPPLPPHDTQATGPILQPETTLSLNTIFSLDRTLSQDINPSPNLSQIINPTDSLACHHTPPSLSVSPPTDHPLTVARSKSVSILLKSVPENSSPDSPGGLSTYVPTIRGTDHSSLSISELSWWQACAKDLFLAPSTLAPCAFNREFLALHSSESSLERHPTANLIERGNLSFLSPHVLALLERQVRKRSDFLMWREKEKEKGSFPKKLRPDYPLNPSRKMLESNADECDSAFSLPFWSSAGKPKELHMHGQPPYPKILEDHLQEKCTQLFWGLPSLHSESLPSAIRDSSDCTTIFLFNTISNASMGQESPVPLHRPPPSLPEIQPQPLPQTLPQSQPLPLTQVKSQAHLKSSLPILPSGPLPQRRICGVCHHRPRDESESLTSSEIQQLEWKVLQKQQESLWGSPSVVQRSQEEFCPSAPNFPYHQASQAHASISTLPVEFPLSDELRKKLEHHLRKRLIQHRWGLPRRIRECLSLMMPPRDFSEIAKSESNRGLSRISVNKDLNVGLSQSKSFHDRGSELLQGEKEMGKDQGHSPENGPKAHLLSDPESSSDKDPAYDSEKDLNSHVASLSGKNSRALEESLDQKQLENVLKAHLSKKFEEISEARLPGTVRSSWHASKQTLLLSDKSRTQITQRSLPPSVGGDSSLNTFQELCFIDSSAQQMMETHIKSFRMTMEWGLPCRVLESIQAFKLEDAASQSLPYFYCAPSNNPTLEVDSKSRGFEPHRGSSKSALQEKAETTNSALVLDRLCPATSPMGRQGQGVPRQSPSGINQEIAEVVQRSKGARQTHLPVTCGITGKASQKFTQLGNRCPPELPARQAGAKHETKDERVSPSDRRAGRQDKKMKSEPFSVHNTARDIFRAKELNALQSKTGNVLTTSKPGSSQMRRGNHSKIEITGTIESPAPKRQAPQDPKSSDLKEHLLRELKSKLEKRNQSQVQGQHTDRSPASESLTYKASLTHAHGVSPGDMGASQVLHVHLEDSGISRQQRQEPWVPKKDLKRYEDKKFPPATMRVSPPGPNKEELGGGDAGLGTSQPTRKTFATQITASEGTLGSKSSHTSSQKAQPPPESLLRKKMNHIFQWLRPGTKGKNQEHPQEKGSPISSAQSRGLVKGRAAVTGTTTAQKTRTVPGKFPVEKLGQRCAAEVTRPQEPLPSLRKFVKTWQKAEEQAQAEPVQGHPSNYRAPSCKVPNTKSCHHVEVVFAGQNYPTCSRRIRDQNRHPQKVMAFKDQLLDQKRPLSVPRREHVPHPSSTCRRQAGPGASSCSHHC from the exons atggagttcagtcaatggaatgttctctcatttctgaatagccatattgagttgtttttgagcatctgctcaacattcttagatagcgaccacaacctcaccatcgtgtgtgggttgtgcttgcttcttctgttcctgtgcttcctggtggggattccatctttaccaaccttctggaaaaccaaaatctaccaaaag cgtcagggcagagccaagaggagaagaaaaggtggaacatcaagtg gttggagaaattaccagagggaaagagaggagaaaaggaggctaatttctattctgaaaag gcccctaggccggcctctcgataccacccgctttcgtcaactattatgcccagacccctcctgtgaggtgtgtaatagcacaactgctgagatcaatcggctcctggaggacctggaagatgataccgcctctgtgtcctctatggcttccacagcttctgggactgagtcatcattcactctgtcctctgccttctcagaagtccctccaggagacctaacaccatcccctccacctgacccttccccaccgcccccctccgttctctcacctaacccgACGACACCCTTAGCTggctttctttcaccctcaccaccgggtcactctatgccaccagagccttctcctcccttggagtccaaattcccagcagaccattgcccaccccaaccccttgcccttccccctctcccaccacatgacacccaggcaacgggtcctattctccaaccagagaccactctgtctctgaatacgatcttctctcttgaccgcaccctttcccaagatattaacccctcaccaaatttgtcccagataatcaatcccactgattcactggcttgtcatcacacaccaccaagcctgtctgtctcaccaccgacagaccaccctttaactgtggctcgatctaaatcggtttccatcttactgaagtctgttccagagaactcatctccagatagccctggcgggttgtccacttatgtcccaacaatcagaggcactgaccattcaagcctgtcaatttcagaattatcctggtggcaagcttgtgccaaagacttgttcttagcaccttccaccttggcaccatgtgcttttaatcgagagtttcttgctctccattcttcagagtcctctctggagagacaccctacagctaaccttatagagcgtggtaacctctcatttctcagccctcatgtcctggcactcctggagagacaagtccgaaagaggagtgatttcctgatgtggagggaaaaggagaaggagaagggttcttttccaaaaaaacttaggCCAGACTACCCACTAAATCCTTCGCGGAAAATGctagagtcaaatgctgatgagtgtgactcagcattctcccttcctttttggagcagtgcaggcaaaccaaaggagctgcacatgcatgggcagcccccatatcctaaaatcttggaggaccatttacaggaaaaatgtacgcagctcttctggggtctcccatctctgcacagcgagtccttgccctctgctatccgtgactcaagtgactgcaccacaatcttccttttcaataccatctcaaatgcctccatgggccaagaatccccggtacctctccatcgcccacctccatccttgcctgagatccagccccaacccttgcctcaaaccctgccccaatcccagcccctacctctcactcaggtcaagtcccaggcccaccttaaatcctcactcccaatcctaccatctggtcctctaccccagagaaggatctgtggagtgtgtcaccatagaccccgggatgaatcagagtctctcacctcatctgaaattcaacaactggaatggaaagtgttgcagaagcaacaggaaagtttgtggggttcgccctctgtagtccaaagatctcaggaggAATTTTGTCCTTCAGCTCCCAACTTcccttaccatcaggcctcccaggcacatgcctccatctccacccttcccgtagagtttcctctcagtgatgagctgaggaagaaactggaacatcaccttcgaaagaggctcatccaacaccggtggggcctgccccgcaggatccgtgagtgtctgtcactgatgatgcctccaagagatttctcagagatagctaagtcagagagcaatcgtggactctcacggatctcggtgaacaaagatctaaatgttggattgagccaatccaaaagcttccatgacaggggttcagaactgcttcagggagagaaggagatggggaaggatcaggggcatagcccagagaacggcccaaaagctcacctgttgagtgacccagagagctcttcagataaggatccggcatatgactctgagaaagacctaaatagtcacgtggcaagtctgtcagggaaaaattcaagggccttggaggaaagtctagatcagaaacaacttgaaaatgtcctcaaagcacatttgagcaagaagtttgaggaaatcagtgaggctcggctccctgggacggtgcgcagttcatggcatgctagcaagcagacattgctgctttctgacaaatcccgcacccaaataacacagaggagtctgccaccttcagtgggtggggactcctccctgaataccttccaggagctttgcttcattgattccagtgcccaacagatgatggaaacccatattaaaagctttcgtatgacgatggagtggggccttccctgcagggtcctggaatccatacaggcgtttaaattggaagatgctgcatcccagtccttgccctatttctactgcgccccctcaaataacccaactttggaagtggactccaaatccaggggcttcgagccccatagaggaagctctaaatccgctcttcaagaaaaagcggaaacaacaaattcagccctggtcctggatcgtctttgccctgctacttcacctatgggcaggcagggacaaggggtgccgagacaatcaccctctggtatcaaccaagagattgcagaggttgttcagaggagtaagggtgccaggcagactcatctgcctgtcacctgtggcatcacaggcaaagcgagtcagaaatttactcagctaggcaacagatgccccccagagctgcctgcaaggcaagctggtgccaaacatgagacaaaggatgagagagtgagtcccagtgatagaagagcagggcgacaggacaaaaagatgaagtcggaacccttttccgtgcacaacacggccagggacatattcagggccaaggagctcaacgctctgcagtcaaaaactggtaatgtgttgacaaccagcaagccaggaagctcccaaatgagacgtgggaatcacagtaaaatagaaattactgggaccattgaaagccctgcaccaaaaagacaagctCCCCAAGACCCGAAGTCATCGGATCTGAAGGAACATCTGTTGAgggaattaaagtcgaaactagagaagaggaatcagagccaggtccaaggccaacacactgacaggtcccctgcctcagagagcttgacttacaaggcctcactgactcatgcccacggtgtctcccctggggacatgggagcttcccaggtgctgcatgtccatctggaggacagtgggatcagcaggcagcagcggcaggagccttgggtccctaagaaagacctaaagaggtacgaggataagaaattcccaccagctacaatgagagtgagccctccgggccccaacaaagaagagcttggtggaggggatgcagggttggggacatcccaacctaccaGAAAGACTTTcgctactcagatcacagcatcagaggggacgcttgggagcaagtcttcccacacctcatcacagaaggcacagcctcctcctgaaagtctgctcagaaaaaagatgaaccacatttttcaatggcttcgtcctgggacaaagggcaagaaccaagaacatccccaggaaaagggcagccccatatcatctgcacagagcagaggcctggttaaagggagagctgccgttactgggaccaccacggctcagaagaccaggacggtccctgggaagttcccagtggagaaactggggcagcgttgtgcagcagaggtcacccgccctcaagagccccttccttccctgaggaagtttgtgaaaacttggCAGAAGGCCGAAgaacaggcccaggcagagcccgtccaggggcatccttccaactacagggctccctcctgtaaagtgccaaacacTAAGTCCTGCCACCAcgtagaagttgtctttgctggccagaattatcctacatgttctagacggatcagagaccagaacagacaccctcagaaagtcatggcgtttaaagatcagctcttggatcagaagcgtcccttatctgtgccccgcagggagcatgtgccccatccaagctccacctgcaggcgtcaagccggcccaggggcctccagctgttctcaccactgctaa